From a region of the Pogona vitticeps strain Pit_001003342236 chromosome 7, PviZW2.1, whole genome shotgun sequence genome:
- the FAM43B gene encoding protein FAM43B, whose product MAAMLPWRRSKFVLVAEGEGAPAKGKSLGPGLSYCALLANLLRACPDLWPECPLERLAGLFRSKRQTVELNKEDPVYTAWYLGNAVTLQARGEGCTDEAVEKIWAKSGFGGRGTKMKLALGPHGLRMSPAEKGSRRPAHAYLLHRITTCGADPRRPKVFAWVYRHQVKNKAVVLRCHAVLLSRAEKAHAVARLLRQTSRSAFDEFKRLKKQDDARHLQRQLLGEAIIPLVPLRRLLNCKCPYRPPPDRNRSAPRLSAIQEEEEEEEEEEEEEKTKREGTSHPATATATRSAPKADCTRATGVFCSHSSLSTVAGTMPTRFSLGGLESATVVVCAPGPLSTTSPVGGAVAACLSFRAPEAPLVGRATLGCHEAVACPVCKPGQSRERPEVLSLVRELRFCTLRGPLPQADTLSRWQADHKEPSCLPC is encoded by the coding sequence ATGGCGGCCATGCTCCCCTGGCGCCGGAGCAAGTTCGTCCTGGTGGCCGAAGGCGAGGGGGCGCCAGCCAAGGGCAAGAGCCTGGGGCCCGGCCTGAGCTACTGCGCCCTGCTGGCCAACCTGCTCCGGGCCTGCCCGGACCTGTGGCCCGAGTGCCCGCTGGAGCGCCTGGCCGGCCTCTTCCGCAGCAAGCGCCAGACGGTGGAGCTGAACAAGGAGGACCCCGTCTACACCGCCTGGTACCTGGGCAACGCCGTCACCCTGCAGGCGAGGGGCGAGGGCTGCACCGACGAGGCCGTGGAGAAGATCTGGGCCAAGAGCGGCTTCGGGGGCCGCGGCACCAAGATGAAGCTGGCCCTGGGGCCCCACGGCCTCCGGATGAGCCCGGCGGAGAAAGGCAGCCGCCGGCCCGCCCACGCCTACCTGCTGCACCGCATCACCACCTGCGGGGCCGACCCGCGCCGGCCCAAGGTCTTCGCCTGGGTCTACCGCCACCAGGTCAAGAACAAGGCGGTGGTTCTCCGCTGCCACGCCGTCCTGCTCTCCAGGGCCGAGAAGGCCCACGCCGTGGCCCGCCTCCTCCGCCAGACCTCCCGCTCGGCCTTCGACGAGTTCAAGCGCCTCAAGAAGCAGGATGATGCCCGGCACCTCCAGCGCCAGCTCTTGGGGGAGGCCATCATCCCTCTGGTGCCCCTCCGGAGGTTGCTGAACTGCAAGTGCCCCTACCGGCCCCCGCCGGACAGAAACCGCAGCGCCCCCCGGCTGAGCGccatccaggaggaggaggaagaagaggaggaagaggaggaggaagagaaaaccaAGAGGGAGGGAACCAGCCACCCTGCCACTGCCACGGCTACTCGCTCCGCGCCCAAAGCCGACTGCACCCGGGCCACGGGGGTCTTCTGTTCCCATAGCAGCCTTAGCACAGTGGCCGGCACTATGCCCACCCGCTTCTCCCTTGGTGGCCTGGAGAGTGCCACGGTGGTGGTCTGTGCCCCCGGCCCCTTGAGCACCACCTCCCCGGTGGGTGGCGCTGTGGCCGCCTGCCTCTCCTTCAGGGCCCCTGAGGCCCCCCTGGTTGGTCGGGCCACCCTGGGCTGCCACGAGGCTGTCGCCTGTCCAGTTTGTAAACCGGGCCAAAGCCGGGAGAGGCCAGAGGTGCTGAGCTTGGTTCGGGAGCTCCGCTTCTGCACGTTGAGGGGGCCTCTGCCCCAGGCGGACACGCTTTCCCGCTGGCAGGCGGATCACAAGGAGCCATCCTGTTTGCCTTGCTAG
- the LOC110072692 gene encoding trypsin-3: protein MRPGGEAPTDSQRIIGGYVVAPHSARYLVSLKRKTGHHFCGGALISRSWVLTAAHCRAGNSQMLIVAGEYSLSAFEGTEQVFRPARMVVHPDYNPTSKNADLMLVKLHRPVAYSPFVSIVPLPAQGVTAREGRFCQVSGWGYTSPFGGRTSDTLRSVHLPIIPTGKCNGSSSYAGHITKNMICAGFSTGGKDACQGDSGGPLVCDGRVFGIVSWGHSCASPKYPGVYTAVANFQRWIYKAILEN from the exons GTGGAGAGGCACCCACCGACTCCCAGCGCATTATTGGAGGCTACGTAGTGGCGCCCCACTCCGCCAGGTACTTGGTGTCTCTGAAGAGGAAGACAGGCCACCACTTCTGTGGCGGAGCGCTGATCAGTCGGAGCTGGGTTTTGACCGCCGCGCACTGTAGGGCTGG aAACAGCCAGATGTTGATCGTAGCTGGGGAATATTCTCTCTCTGCATTTGAAGGCACGGAACAGGTTTTCCGACCGGCTCGCATGGTGGTCCACCCGGATTATAACCCCACTTCCAAGAATGCAGACCTCATGCTGGTTAAG CTCCACAGGCCAGTGGCGTACAGCCCCTTTGTCTCCATCGTCCCCCTCCCCGCACAAGGAGTGACGGCCAGGGAGGGCCGCTTCTGTCAAGTCTCCGGCTGGGGCTACACCTCCCCCTTCGGGGGGCGCACCTCGGACACCCTGCGCAGCGTACACCTTCCCATCATCCCGACAGGGAAGTGCAACGGCTCCTCGTCATACGCCGGGCACATCACCAAGAACATGATCTGCGCTGGGTTCAGCACTGGGGGCAAAGATGCATGTCAG GGTGACTCTGGGGGGCCGCTCGTCTGCGACGGACGTGTTTTCGGGATCGTCTCCTGGGGCCACAGCTGTGCCAGCCCCAAGTACCCGGGCGTCTACACGGCGGTGGCCAACTTTCAGAGGTGGATTTACAAGGCCATCCTGGAGAACTGA